Proteins encoded by one window of Panicum virgatum strain AP13 chromosome 7N, P.virgatum_v5, whole genome shotgun sequence:
- the LOC120681240 gene encoding DEAD-box ATP-dependent RNA helicase 8-like, with product MSASSSSQDWKDQLKLPPPDTRYRTEDVTATKGDEFEDYFLKRELLMGIYEKGFERPSPIQEECIPIALTGSDILARAKNGTGKTAAFCIPALEKIDQDKNAIQVVILVPTRELALQTSQVFCKELRKHLRIQVMVTTGGTSLKDDIIRLYQPVHLLVGTPGRILDLTKKGMCVLKDCSMLIMDELQPAGHRYFQHVSLFFIYPIFFTDTPLRPCPCPLHGHRGRFGSSPSRRSLRHLCHASARPVLAVARLQQPPPVPRWPRPRPRATALASVPPTSGRGAPLLRPLCAASFALAPLLVAPPRALLALLRRPCSPGLAVGRAARIHLRRGPGSLQCSTLSAFPVPAPQERGRAQPAA from the exons ATGAGCGCATCCTCCAG TTCACAAGATTGGAAGGATCAGCTGAAGCTTCCACCTCCAGATACACGCTACAGAACAGAG GATGTTACTGCAACCAAGGGAGATGAATTCGAAGACTATTTTCTGAAACGTGAACTTCTTATGGGGATATATGAAAAAGGATTTGAAAGGCCTTCACCTATCCAAGAAGAATGCATCCCTATTGCACTAACTGGTAGTGACATTCTTGCAAGAGCAAAAAATGGAACAGGCAAAACTGCTGCATTTTGTATACCTGCACTAGAAAAGATTGACCAAGACAAAAATGCTATTCAAG TTGTCATATTAGTCCCTACAAGGGAATTGGCTTTACAAACTTCGCAAGTCT TCTGCAAAGAACTTCGGAAACACTTGAGAATTCAAGTAATGGTCACTACTGGAGGAACCAGCCTAAAGGATGATATTATTCGGCTTTATCAACCTGTTCATCTACTAGTTGGGACACCTGGTCGAATTTTGGACCTTACAAAGAAAGGCATGTGCGTGCTGAAGGATTGTTCTATGCTTATAATGGATGAG ctgcagcctgcaggccaCCGTTACTTCCAACATGTCAGCCTTTTTTTTATCTACCCTATCTTCTTCACGGACACGCCCCTGCGGCCCTGCCCGTGCCCCCTCCATGGCCATCGTGGCCGCTTTGGTAGCTCACCATCGCGCCGGTCGCTGCGGCACCTCTGCCACGCATCCGCCCGCCCAGTGCTGGCTGTGGcgcgcctccagcagcctccgCCCGTCCCCcgctggccgcggccgcggccgcgcgccaccgcgctGGCCTCCGTGCCACCCACCTCCGGGCGCGGCGCGCCGCTTCTTCGCCCGCTCTGCGCTGCCTCGTTCGCACTTGCCCCACTGCTCGTCGCGCCGCCTCGGGCCTTgctcgccctgctccgccggccATGCTCGCCCGGCCTCGCCGTCGGGCGAGCAGCGCGCATCCACCTCCGTCGCGGCCCTGGGTCGCTGCAGTGCAGCACCTTGAGCGCGTTCCCTGTTCCCGCGCCCCAGGAGCGAGGACGAGCTCAACCGGCGGCCTAG